One Leptolyngbya sp. SIO1E4 genomic region harbors:
- a CDS encoding lecithin retinol acyltransferase family protein → MALGDQIYAMREVVGVPGVYEHHGIDCGDNTVIHYYKKGTPTVSRTLLKTFARGGRIFIKEQPIAFLSSLVVQRAESRLGEQKYDLLTNNCEHFATWCKTGHYESEQLIGFGLHLDRWKLPELRKLIEGTARDRAPEEAITLFHQALTDISSAHQRLRRQYQDAKQAKETWHRVAQEALRRDREDLARAALHRQVAAQKTADKLTQQLAELVEVQLTLERNRRLSESKL, encoded by the coding sequence ATGGCACTTGGTGATCAAATTTACGCAATGCGGGAAGTCGTGGGCGTGCCGGGAGTATACGAGCATCATGGCATTGACTGCGGCGACAATACCGTTATTCACTATTACAAGAAAGGTACCCCGACGGTCTCTCGCACCTTGTTGAAAACCTTTGCCCGAGGCGGTCGCATCTTTATTAAAGAACAGCCGATCGCGTTTTTGTCGTCACTGGTGGTGCAGCGGGCAGAAAGTCGGTTAGGGGAACAAAAGTATGACCTGCTGACCAATAACTGTGAGCATTTTGCGACCTGGTGCAAGACGGGCCACTATGAAAGCGAGCAACTCATCGGGTTTGGGCTTCACCTCGATCGCTGGAAACTGCCCGAACTCCGCAAGTTAATTGAAGGCACGGCCCGCGATCGCGCGCCAGAAGAGGCTATCACGCTGTTTCATCAAGCCCTAACAGATATTTCATCCGCCCATCAGCGCTTAAGACGTCAATATCAAGACGCCAAACAGGCTAAGGAAACCTGGCATCGAGTTGCCCAAGAAGCCTTAAGGCGAGATCGCGAAGATCTGGCAAGAGCTGCGTTACATCGGCAGGTAGCTGCCCAAAAAACAGCCGACAAGCTTACCCAACAGCTCGCGGAACTGGTCGAGGTGCAGCTTACCTTAGAGCGCAATCGCCGTCTGTCTGAGAGCAAACTCTAG
- a CDS encoding FecR domain-containing protein: MARHICRMPWAPVLLGLTLVSLLSACQTTSSDPAETATSPDAPSAITEEAEIPQTVPDTEADAIVSAVESLPVWVQPLATQEEQPAIPGTSMTYGDAIRTEGEGLVQVDLANGQAFRIGGDARLVLQPDNRLNFETGEMLTWVEPGRQVPTEIVTPAGIAGLRGTTLFIAIPPTGDGEVLFLSWEGTIRLQVAEGAEEIVLQSGEALQVRPGDRDVAALRSRVRRLGRQEIRQRRRKSRLLNRFQQPLPTEAQIEATLESAP, from the coding sequence ATGGCCAGACATATTTGCCGGATGCCTTGGGCACCGGTGTTGCTGGGCTTGACTCTGGTTAGTCTCTTAAGTGCCTGTCAAACCACGAGTTCTGACCCCGCAGAAACAGCGACATCACCGGATGCCCCGAGCGCGATCACTGAGGAAGCGGAGATTCCGCAGACCGTTCCAGATACAGAGGCTGACGCGATCGTCAGCGCAGTTGAATCCTTGCCCGTTTGGGTGCAGCCTCTGGCAACCCAAGAAGAGCAGCCTGCTATACCAGGAACCTCTATGACCTACGGCGACGCTATCCGTACTGAAGGAGAGGGCCTGGTTCAGGTGGATTTAGCCAATGGACAGGCTTTTCGTATTGGTGGAGATGCGCGCCTCGTGTTGCAACCAGACAATCGCCTCAATTTTGAGACTGGAGAAATGTTGACCTGGGTGGAGCCTGGTCGGCAAGTACCCACTGAAATTGTCACCCCAGCCGGAATTGCCGGGCTCAGGGGCACGACGCTGTTTATCGCTATCCCCCCCACTGGTGACGGCGAGGTTCTCTTTCTCTCCTGGGAAGGAACGATTCGCCTCCAGGTGGCAGAGGGGGCAGAAGAAATCGTGCTGCAATCTGGGGAAGCGTTGCAAGTGCGGCCGGGCGATCGCGATGTGGCTGCCCTACGTAGCCGAGTGCGTCGTCTGGGGCGGCAGGAAATCCGTCAGCGCCGCCGTAAAAGTCGCTTGTTGAACCGTTTCCAGCAGCCATTGCCTACCGAGGCCCAAATTGAGGCAACCCTAGAATCTGCTCCTTAG